The genomic DNA ATTAAATGGATGGGATTTTAGTAAAATAAAATGTGAAACTGTAGGAGATACATGGGACTTTTATAGTGAGGTAAAAGAAAGGTGTAAACCATCACATATTTTACTTGATGTTGGTACAGGGGGAGGAGAAAATGTACTTAACATAGCATCATCAGCTAAATTGTTGATTGGAATTGATAATTCTAACGGCATGATTGCAACGGCACATTCTAACTTGAAAAAATCAGGTGTACAAAATGTTGAGTTTCTTCAAATGGGTTCTGAAGCTTTAACATTTCCACATGCACATTTTGATATTGCTTCAAGTTGTCATGCCCCGTTTCTGGCATCTGAGTTAGCGAAAGTAATGAAAAAGGGTGCCTTTTTCTTAACACAACAAGTAAGTGAGAATGATAAATTAAACCTGAAAGAAGCATTTGGTAGAGGGCAATGCTTAGGTGAACGGGATGGTACTTTAAAAGAAAAGTATATGAATGAACTTATTAGTGCAGGATTTGATCTCGTGCAAGTACGTGAATATGATGTTACTGATTATTACAGTAGGTCTGAAGATCTCATTTTCTTATTAAAACATACCCCTATTATTCCTAGATTCGGAGAACAGGAAGAGGATTTTACTATTTTACAAAAGTTCATTGATACGTATAGTTTTGAAAAAGGGATTCGTACTAATTCAAAAAGATTTATGATTATTGCTGTTAAATTATAATATATTTTAGTGTAAAAGCTGCTTTTCATTTAAAGAAAAGCAGCTTTTTGTGTGGAAAAGAATACAGGAAATACTTGAAAATAATAGAAATAAATAAAGTGTAAATTAAAAAATCAAAATATGGAGGATAAATGTTTTGAAACGTTACTATATTAGCAATGAAAAAATAAATGTACATATTACTGAATGGGGGAATAATGACAAGCCCGTTATCTTTTGTTTACATGGATTAGGTAGTACGAGTTTAAGTTTTATAGAAATTGCTGAGGAATTAAAAGAAGAGTATAGATTTATCTCCGTTGATGCACCTGGACATGGTAAAACACCCCCATTTGAAAGAACAGAAGATTATGAGATGCACAATTTAGCAAATTGGTTAAATGAAATAATAAATGAATTGAGAATCGAATACTTCTATTTTCTATCACATTCATGGGGAAGTTTTGTAGCGTTATTTTATTTGTTAAATCATCCAGAAAAAGTACAAGGAAGTATTCTTATTGATGGTGGATATCAAACAAAAAGGCTTAAAGAAGAAACGTTGGAAGATGAAATGGCTTATTATGAAAAGGACTTTGATGAATACGTTTTTAATAATTGGGACGAATTTTTCAAAAGTGAAAAAGCAGCTTATACTAGGTGGTCTTCATTGTTAGAAGTTGCTGTAAAGGATCTAGGGATCGAAATGGATAATAAAGTATGGTGGCATGCCAGGGGAAATACAGCTAGTAATATAATAAGAGGTATGCATAAAGATGAAACTATAGATATATATGAGAAGCTACCGGCTAATATTGTATTACTTCGAGCTACAGTCCCACAAGTTTGGGCGGATTATAGAGATAAGACAGTAAATGTTTTTAAAGAGAAAACGGACAGTATAGTAAAAGTAATTCCTGATACTACACATATGTTGCACTGGGATAAACCAGAAATTGTTATAGCAGAAATAAAAAATAATTGGAGCTAACATATTCATACTAAAGTTGTAGTTTCTACATGAAAAATCCATCCTTCCGTTTGATTTTATCTATTTATAAGTGTAATACAATACGAATAGATAATAAGAAACAAGGGGGAATGTAACGTGATTACACATATATTAGATATAAAATTACAAACGGTTTCCATAGAAGGGGTAAAACAAGTTTATAGGGACATATTATCTTTTCCAATAAAAAAAGAAACAGAATCATTTATTCAATTTAAAGTAACACCGTACACTACAATTAGTTTTCAAGAATTATATGAACCAATTGCACCTGCGCACTTTGCTTTTGAGATTCCATATTCAAAATTTCATGAAGTTGCAAGATGGCTTGAAAAGTCTGGATTACTCATTGTAAAATGGAAAGATGGTCATACAATTGATGAAGAGAGCGGCCGATTCAACTTATATTTCAGAGATGGCGATGGAAATCTTCTCGAAATTATCGCGCATAGTTATGTTAAAGAAGATGTATTAGTACCACACTCACCTTTAAACATTTTATACGTAAGGGAAATTGGTCTTCCTGTTAAAAGTGTACCTGTTTTTACGGAATGGTTAAAATCAAATCTAAATATGAAAACGATGGAAGATGGGGATATTTTTAACTTTGTTATAGGTGGCACTGCATATATCGTCGCGACTTGGTGGCAGAGACCTTGGATTCCAATCGCAATGAAAGCTTTACCACCGAAAGTTCATGTTTCTTTCGGAACACCGGATTCAGCATTTTTACAGCACATCCAAAATAACTTTAAGAAAAATAATGTTCCCTTTGAATGTAAACATAATGAAGTATCATTTATTGAGCAGGGATATTCATTTTCTATTGTGTATACACCAGAGTTTCATTCCAATATTCCTAAAGAACTAAACTTACCACTTTCTATTTAAGGATAGAAAGTGGTAAGTTTTTTATATCTTCGTGAAGAAGGTTTTCGTTATGATTAGAGTGAATGCAAAGAAAAGGATTAAGCGTTATTCAAACTTATTTTAAGGAGAGAAATGAAGTGAATCTAGGTAATCCAATTGCAAAAGGGAATACTGCAGAAATTTATTTAACTGATGATAAGGTTGTAAAATTATTTAAAGATTACCTCCCAGATACAGAGTCTATGAATGAAGCAAAAAAACAAAAATATGCTTATTCATGCGGGCTGCCAGTTCCAAACGTATTCGAAGTGACAAAGATACAAAATAGACAGGCAATTATTATGGAACATGTAAAAGGGGACAACATTGGTGATCTTCTGCTTAATAATTTAAATGAGGCAGAGCGTTATATCGGCCTTTGTGTTAATGAGCAAAAAAAGATCCATGCTATACATGTGAATACAGATGAAATGGAGTTAATGAGGGAAAGGTTAGAGCGTCAAATTAAATCTGTGCATAAATTGGATGAACGCAAAAAGAAGGATATATTACAAAAATTAGAATCTATTACATTTGATTTTAGGCTATGTCATGGAGATTTTCATCCATTTAATTTGATTTTGAGTAAGGAAGAGAAAGTGAAAGTTATAGATTGGGTAGATGCTAGTTCAGGTGATATTCGCGCAGATGTATTTCGAACATACTTGTTGTACTCACAATCTTCGGTAGAATTAGCTGAGATGTATTTACATATATATTGCAGTCGTACCGGCATATCAAGAGATGAAGTTTTTCAATGGGCTCCTATTATTATTGCAGCTAGATTTTCTGAAAAAGTATCACCGCAAAATGAAGTGTATTTGAAAAGATTATTGAATCAGTATTTATAAGTCATAAAAAAGGTTGTCAGCTAATTAATAAATGCTGTTGTTTAACCAAAGTTTCCTTGTAGTTAAACAACAGTATTCTTAAATATTGATATAGGTATTCTTATTTTCGATCTTCATCCTATAAAGGTTCATAATCCGTACTTGTTCCTCCGTTAATTCATCTTTATCCCAATACATATGCATTAAGCTATATTCAAAAATCTCCTTTAATTTAATAAATAACGGAAACTTGTCTTTCATCTCTTTTGGTAGCTCATTTTCCTCTTGGTAGCCTTCAAATAGTGCTTTTGTAATAGAATACTCATAGTCAACGATATTCCCATTTCCAGCAAATGAATATTCTATTGCACTATAAATAGGAACGGCTAAATCGAATATGTAAAAATGTTTTTCGCAGTCTTGAAAATCTATCATTGTTAAGTTTGAATTATTTTCGACTAAAATGTTTTCTAACCATAAATCTCCGTGTATTAAGCCGTAATTTGAAGGGGATTTTGGTAGCTCTTTTATGGAAGTTAAAACGTCAGATGCAATTTCTCTTATTGTATTTTCTTCTTTAGGGATATATTTAAGAAAATTATATTCTTCATTTTCATACCAATCGTTTATATGTTTTACTGGTTTAATCTTTTCAAAGCTTTTAGATATACGATGTAATTTTCCAATTTGTTTACCAAGTTTTTTAAATATATTAGAATTCCATTCAGACCTTGGTAAATGTATACCAGGAGCAGCTTTATATAATACAGCAAAAATCTCCTTGTCTAATGTGAATTTTTCTACAAAATTCCCTTGTAATGAAGGGATTATTGGTGGAACACCTAAACCATTTTGATATAAAAAATTTGTATATAAAACTTCCTCTATCTGTTCTTCATATGTTTTGTAGTTTGTAATTCTACTGAAGTATGTACCTTGTTCTGTAAGACATTCATACATCTCATTTGTTATTGGCTTAATGTTAATAAAATTCAACGGATACTGTTCATTTATGAATTGAAGTATTTCTTTTTCTAGCTTGTTCATTGAAACGTCCTTTCCAAACCTTAATTTTTTAACTTGGGAATTAAAAGAATTTTATTTTATAAAATTCGTGTTTAATTTTTGAAATCCTTTAAAATGAAATATGATGTAAATTGACCTTTAATAATTAGTAAGGTGTTGCCAACATACTCATTAACGCTAAATTGAAAAATGAATAGAAGGTATGACAAAATAAGATAGATGAAAAAATATAAAATTAATACTTATATATAGATTATAAAGACTTTAGAGAAAGGCTCATGTTATAAAACACAAGAAATATCAAAAGAAAGAAACGCACTTCTCCTATACTTTTAAATAAGGAGTGAAGGAAATGAATGAACATATACAGCAGATGATTAATTGGATTGAGAGCAATTTAAAAAAGAGATTTTCATTAGATGAATTATCTCGTTACATGGGGTATTCTCCTTATTATTGCTCTTTTAAATTTCATCAAGTAACGGGTTTCAGTATTAGACGTTATATTCTTCTTAGAAGGTTGTATTTATCTACGGAGGATTTAAAGAATGGTAGGAAGATAATTGAGGTCGCATTGGATTACGATTACTCTTCCCAAGAGGTTTATAGTAGAAGTTTTAAAAATGTTTTTGGAATGAATCCAAGAGAATACCAACTTAACAAAATGCCTATTCAATCATTTGTTAAACTAAATTTAAATAAAGAAGGGGCGTTTAATATGAATATTTCTAGAAAAATAGAGGTTGAGCAGTTACGAAATAGGAAGAGTGAGCTATTTGATAAAGAGGTACTTAACATATTAAATGGTCAAGTTATGTATGAAGAATTTAAAAACGAAAAGCTAATGGGTGATTCTGATTATGCACCATTTAATGAGGCAATGTGTGTGAACTCGGCTACTACTCAAGTTTTTAATGAAGAGTTTATTAAAACAAGAGCGAAAGGACATAACAGTTCAGTAGAAAGTTATATAAAAAAGGTTATAGATCCGTTAGAAAACCTTTTTACGAAAAAGTATAAATGTATTGTTCTATGGTTTGGTGAAGATATGTTTTGCCAAATGAACCTACTTACCATACTTTCTCACCTTGAACAGTCTGCTTATGAAGGGAAGGTATACTTAAATAGCTTTAGAGAGGATGAATTTAAAGTAAATCAAATTGAACTTGAATTGGGGAATTATTCTTCTATATACAATGAAGTATTAGTAAACCATAAAAAGACCTCTCATAAGGTACCACCTGTAATGTATCAGGCTATAGACTTATTTTTAGAAATGTTAACAGAAGATAATGCAGTAATGAAATTCATCTCTAAAAATAAAGATCTATCAACTCGTGAATTATTAATAAAGTTGTTTTATCTTTTTCCAACAATCGGATATGGAGATACTCAGTACATAGAGCTGATTAATAAAATAAAGAAGAAAGCTACACCAAAAATATAGGTGCAGCTTTCTTCTTATAATTGCTCAAGTAATTCTAATTCTTTTTCTACAAATAGCATTAGTTCTTTAATTGTTTCACCAGAAAAATCAAAACGAATACCGGCTGCATCATACACTTCTTTTATAGATTGCGAGCTTCCTAGTGATAATGCCTTTTTATAATTTTCTAGCGCTTGCTTAGGATCCTCTTTATATTGTTTATACATTTGTAATGCACCAAGTTGGGCGATCGCATATTCAATATAATAAAATGGTACTTCAAAAATATGGAGTACAGGTAACCAACTCGTTGCTATCCAGTTTTCGTAGCCATCAATATGTATGACGCTAGACTGATAATGTTTTTGAAGTTGTAAGTATTTTTCATTTCTTTCTTCAGAAGTATGACTTGGATTTTCATACAGCCAGTGTTGAAATTGATCGACAATAAGCATAATAGGTAAATATGAAATAACATCTTTAAAGAAATTAATTTTTGCTTGTTTTAAATCTTTTTTGTCTGTATAGAAGGTATCCCAATAATTAAGCGAGAATAACTCCATTGTCATACTGGCTAGCTCAGCTGTTTCAGCTGGAATTTCTATATACTGTCGTAATTTTAATGGTTTTATGAGTTCGTTATGAATACTATGACCCATTTCATGTATAAAAGTGACAATATCATCTTGTGTATAATTTAAGTTCATAAAAATATAAGATAATTGTGAAGTTGGTAAGTACTCACAAAAGCCACCAGCTGCTTTTCCTTTGCGGCTTGTTAAATCAAGACAATTGTGTTTATACATTCGGTTTAAAAGTGCTGAAAATTCAACATCTAGTTTATTAAAGATATGAGTGCTCTTTTCAATTAAATCATTTTCATTTGCAATAGGTTTAAGTACTTTTTGATCTGGAGTTACAGCTGATACATCCCACGGGCGAAGCGTATCAACTTGCAGTTTATCTTTTTTCTCTAGCAATATTTTATCTTTAAGAGGCACAACATACTTACGTATGGATTCAGCTAGTTCATAGCAATCTTTCGCTGAATAATCAAAACGCTCGTATTTTTTGAACATATAATCGCGATAATTCTCTAGTTGAATATTTTTTGCTTTTTGATGGCGAATTTCAATTAATTGATTTAATATGTTTTGGAGTTCTTTTTCAACAGATAAAAATTGTTCAGAAATAATGGTTTTTGCCTTTTTACGGGTGTCACGATTCGAATCTTGTAAATAGGATTGTAATTCTGTTATCGTTTTTTCTTCTCCGTCCCAAATTCCACTTAATCCTCCAGTGATTTCAAAGTACTCTGTGATTAATTTGTCTTCCTTTATTTCTAATTCGATATTTTCCTCACAAAATAACTTTTGAGCGTTTTTTATTTTTGTATCTAATAAACCATATACGTTAGAATCTAATTCCATTCGAAAAGGTGACTCTAAATATTTATTATCCAATAAATTTTGGTACCGCTTTAAAAGTGGCTTTACAAATTGTTGATCATGTTCAAAAGTATCCTTTATTTCTTCATCATCCGTATTACATTGAAAGGCGATGTAATGTGATCTTAATTGTTCTTCGATGTCCCAAATTACTTTTGACTGCTCTTTTAACCAATTTTCAAGGTCTAGTTTTGAAGAAATCATTTTATTTAATAAAGTCGAAAGAGTTTTTTCCAATTGTAGTACATTACTAATATCAATCGTATTTACACGTTGCATTATATATCCCTCACTTTTTATTTATTCATAGAGATATTCTATTTATTAATTGTAATTCCCTTGTTAAGTGGGGTAAATGTGAAATAATGTTAAATTTAAATAATTAAAGAAAGTATTTATATGTCAAAGTAAAAAGTTTATCGTAAATGAAAATATATGGAGGGGTGCTGCATGAGAAAGGGAAAGAAGTTACTTGTATTTTTATTTCCACTTGTTTTATCCCGCATTAACGGGCAGTAAGATCCCCACCTCAAAATTCAGCGAAAGAAGTTAGGTGGGGGGATCAACTGCCCGTAAAAGCCCGATTGGTTCAACTAATAATCATTGGGGATGAACAAAACCCCCAATGATTAAAGTTTCACTTTATTATGTGCCTGTGAGAATGAGATTGAAGATGCTAAAAGTGAAGAGTCTATAGTGATGGATATTGCTACAGCGCCGCGGTAAAGGAGGAATCTTTTTTTAGTGCTGCTATAAGAGATGAAAAAGAAAGAATATTAGATTTAGAGATTGCTGATAGCGAAGATAGTAACGAAATAAAAAATGATATTAATAAAAGATTGGTGATACAAGGTGTAACGTCTTATAAAATCAATATAACTCAAAGAAATAGAGAAGTTGTAAAGGCAGAGAGTAGATGGAATCAAGTTTTTGGACATATATTTGATGACGTATTCAGAAAAAATGGATATGAAGGGTTTGGTATTCAGCAAATAAATTATAAAAAGAATCAACCTGTTACCATTGATATAAAAACTAAGCTTAGCGATGATGAAGTAGGGGCGAGAGAACTTGGACAGAAAATAGAAAAAGAAGTTGAAGGGGTACTTAAAACAGAAGCAGTAAAGAAATGGATTGAAAATGATTCATATGCTATTGGGATTTACGATATAGATGATCGGAAAATTAACTAATTGAGGAATGAATGCTATATGAATAGAGAACCGATGTAATTAAATATAGAATTGCTGGAGGAGGTGTAATATGTATAAGTATTTACATATTTTAAATGACATAGAAAATATGATTCAAAATGGAGAAATAAAAGAAGGGAAGAAATTACCGTCTATACGGTCACTCGTTACGCAATATGAATGTAATAAGGCAACAGTTATACGTGCGCTTCATGAATTAGAAAAGCGTCACATTATATATTCTGTCCCTCAAAGTGGATACTACGTTGTTAAGAAATCTGGGAGTACCATAGAAAATAACGAGATAATTGATTTCGCTTCTTCAGCACCAGATCCAGATGTTTTCCCATATTTAGATTTTCAGCATTGCATTAATAAGGCTATTGATACTTATAAAAATGATTTGTTCGTATACGGAACACCGAAAGGGTTACCATCTTTAATTCCAGTCATTCAAAAACAGTTGGCAAATTATCAAGTGTTCACGAAAGAAGACAATATTTTTATAACGTCAGGTGTGCAGCAGGCGCTTGCTATATTAACTTCTATACCATTTCCGAATGGAAATGAAACTGTATTAATTGAACAGCCAACATATCATCTATATATTGATTATCTAGAAATAAATAAAGTTCCTGTAATCGGTATTAAACGTACGAATGAAGGTATCGATTTGAATGAATTGGAGCAAATATTTCAAACTGGAAAAATAAAATTCTTTTATACGATACCGAGATATCATCATCCGCTTGGAACTTCTTATTCTAAAGATGAGAAAGAAAAAATCGCACTATTGGCTAAGAAATACAATGTATTTATAGTGGAAGATGATTATTTAGCAGATTTAGAAACTGATTCAAAAGCAGATCCGTTATATAGCTTGGATAATTGTAGTCATGTCATATATTTGAAAAGTTATTCGAAGATTATTTTTCCTGGTTTACGGGTTGGAGTTGCAGTCATCCCACCATCCATTGCAAATGCTTTCTATACATACAAAAAGATACTAGATATTGATAGTCCGATGATTTCTCAAGCGGCTTTAGAAATTTATATAAAGAGCGGTATGTTTGAACGTCATAAAAGTAAAATTAATTCTTCCTACTACAATAGATCAATAAAACTAGCAGAAACATTAGAAAAAGTGCAAAATGAAGATCAATCATTATTTACATATAATAGACAAAACACATTTGGAATACACACTTGTTTAGAAATGCAGAAAAACACAGTTACAGAAACACTTATACAAAAATTAGGTGACATGCAAATAAGTGTCGATACTATTGATAAGAATTATATGAGGAATTTTCCTAAAGAAAAACTGTTAAAGTTAAATGTTTCGAATGTAAAAGAAGATAAGATTGAAGAAGGTATTCGTAAAGTAATTGAGGAAATCAACCAATCAAGACACTTGAATTTTCAGTTTAGAAAAGAATAATTTGAATTAGGAGGTTTGTTGTGAGGCGCCAAATAATTCTCTTGTTTGTGTGTGCCGCTATAATAATTGGAGCTATAGTTGTGACTAAATATTATAAAAAAGATGACCAATGCATCGCGGTTGGTAAGTATTCAAGAGGTATTATCGTAGATCAAAATAACGAACCTATATCTAATGTGAAAATATATGAAGATTCAATTGAAGAAAGTAAGGAACGCAGTATTTCAAATGCACAAGGTGAATTTGAAATACTAGATGGGGTTTGTGGTGAGATTGTTTTACAATTAGTTACTCCAGATGGAGAAATCTATACGAGAAAATATGATAGTAAGTATATACCACAAGTAATAGAACTGAGTTATAAAAAGTAAGGGGAATTACATGTAACCATTACAAGGAACTGAGTTTAATTAATATTTTTTAGAGCACTCAATAGCTGAGTGCTCTTTTTATTTATGACATAATTGTTTAAAATGGAAATAAACTACCAATTAATGATACTCTTAAAGTATAGCTTTTATTTTGAATAGGAGGGCGATGGAGTCTATGGGGGTACGTATAGTCGATGATTTACAGCAATTATCATTGTTACTTATGTTTTTAAGTACACTCATATTTTACAGATACTTAAAGAAGGTTAAACGAGAGAGAAAACTGACTGGCTTTGAATGGACAATGTATTTTGTCACTCAATTTGCTACATTAATTTGGGCAATTACTTATTTTATTAAACATTTAGCTGAATCATAAATACTAATCAATCTAGTTTACTGTTATCTATTTGGGATATAAATATAGTCCGTATCTAAATCAATGACAACATTGCTAGTGACGTCTTCTTGTAGTAACTTTGGATTTTTTTTGTAATAATATCGTACACAAAATAAGCGTAGCAGATCCTCATTAGATATCTCTTCATTTCTTACATTTAAATACATCGTTATTAATTCGTTAATAGAACAGTTACGGCCAATAACATACTCGTTTATTCTATATCCATCAAATTCAATTATCATGTTATCACTGTTGGGTGCTAGCCAACGTTATAGCTTTAATTTTGGATGAATCTATTATACATTGTTTGAAATTTAGTGAGAATATATTTTTATAAAGTGAGAGGATATGAATGGAACAGTATAAGTTAGTTTTAGAAGGTGCGAAACAACTTAAGTGGGAACCGGGTAAAATTAGATCCATACAGGACGATGAAATTATTGTTAAAACAATTGCAGGAGCTATAAGCATTGGGGCCGAGTTACCACAGTATAATGGATCCGATGTTACGGATACGAATCCTTTTTATCCAAGAAAAACTGGATATGAAAGTTATGGTGAAGTGATTGAAGTTGGTAATAAAGTAACACATGTAAACGTAGGCGATAAAGTAGTTTTTTTTTATGGACATGAAACAATAGGGATAGTTAAGGGGCATAAAGTAATTCGAGTGCCTAGTTCTATACAACCTAAAGTTGCTTTATTATCTATTCTTTCGTGTGATGCCGCTAAAGGAGTATTGAAACTAAACCCGCAACAGGATGAAAAAGTACTTATAACTGGAATGGGAGTTATTGGTTTACTCGCTTGTTATTTCTTAAAATACTATGTAGGCGTTGAGCACGTGGATGTTGTTGAGCCTAATAAAAATAGAAGAGATTTTGCAAAGAATTTTGGTGCGAAAAACATATATGATTCAGAAGAAAAAATAATAGAAACATATAATTATGGTTTCGAATGTTCTGCTACAAATAGTGGATTTCATGCATTTTAAAAAGCTCTTAAAACTAATGGACAAATATGTATACTTTCTGATGGTAATAATGAAATTATCGCATCAGACGGGATAAGCTCGTTTATACATGTTGAAGATGCTGCAAGAGCTACTATGCTAGCCCTTAATTGGCCTTCAGGAATCGTAAATATTGTAGATAATTATCCAGCAACTAGTAAAGAATGGTTACCAATATATGCAGCAGCGATAGGGGCACCTCAGCCTAAAGTTCAAGATGGGAAAAATAGTTGGGAAAGAGGAGCTTCCAATAATAAGGCACGTAAAGAGTATGGTTGGATACCTTTATTTCCATCATGGTCTGAAGGATTTAACAACTTAATAGGTAAGTAAAACACACCTTTAATGGGAATGATAGTAAAATACACCATTAAAGGATTGGGTAGTTATGAATATAATTTTGGAAAGTATTATATTAACTTTTACTGGAATAATTGTTTTGAAAATGACAGGTAGTACATCTGCCAGCCAAATGACAAGAGCTGAAATCATTATAGTTGTATCAATTGGCCGTATTATTGTAGAACCTGTATTAAGTAGAAAAGTAGTCCCATCTATATTTGCGGCTATCATATTTGCAAGCATATTACTTATCATTCATTTCTTTGAATTGAAATCAAGGAAGGTGGAACAATTCCTAAATGGAAGTAGCATTATAATTGTTGAAAACGGAGAGATTGTAAAAGAGAATTTGATGCAGGCAAAAATGTCGGAACAACAACTTTATATGCAATTAAGAGAAAAAGGGATTCATGACGTAAAGAGTTTACAGCAAGTTACAGCGGAACCGAATGGGCGTATTGGTTATCAATTAATAAAAGAAGCACAACCAATAACTTTAGAAATGTTAGAAAAAGTATTAGATCGGTACAATATAAAAAGATAATTTCTCATGAGAAACAGCCAATACTACCAAAAAAATATTGGCTGTTTTTTTATTTTCTATAAACGTAAGGATTAATAAAATAGGGTAGATTTTTAACCAATCTTTATATTAGATATGGGCTTATTATTATGCTATATTCAATGGAGCTACGATGACTAAGGTAAGTGGTATAAGTAGAAGAAAAAACTGTATAGCAAATACAAAAATGCTTTTAATTTGATACTAAAAATGGATTGAAAATAAGGAGATAGATACATAATGGAATTTTGGGAATCAAGTTTTATTGAAAAACAAACGATGTGGGGATTTGAACCTACAGAATCTGCAATTTGTACAAAAGATTTTTTCCTTGAAAAGAACGTT from Bacillus cereus G9842 includes the following:
- a CDS encoding aminotransferase-like domain-containing protein is translated as MYKYLHILNDIENMIQNGEIKEGKKLPSIRSLVTQYECNKATVIRALHELEKRHIIYSVPQSGYYVVKKSGSTIENNEIIDFASSAPDPDVFPYLDFQHCINKAIDTYKNDLFVYGTPKGLPSLIPVIQKQLANYQVFTKEDNIFITSGVQQALAILTSIPFPNGNETVLIEQPTYHLYIDYLEINKVPVIGIKRTNEGIDLNELEQIFQTGKIKFFYTIPRYHHPLGTSYSKDEKEKIALLAKKYNVFIVEDDYLADLETDSKADPLYSLDNCSHVIYLKSYSKIIFPGLRVGVAVIPPSIANAFYTYKKILDIDSPMISQAALEIYIKSGMFERHKSKINSSYYNRSIKLAETLEKVQNEDQSLFTYNRQNTFGIHTCLEMQKNTVTETLIQKLGDMQISVDTIDKNYMRNFPKEKLLKLNVSNVKEDKIEEGIRKVIEEINQSRHLNFQFRKE
- a CDS encoding DUF421 domain-containing protein, which codes for MNIILESIILTFTGIIVLKMTGSTSASQMTRAEIIIVVSIGRIIVEPVLSRKVVPSIFAAIIFASILLIIHFFELKSRKVEQFLNGSSIIIVENGEIVKENLMQAKMSEQQLYMQLREKGIHDVKSLQQVTAEPNGRIGYQLIKEAQPITLEMLEKVLDRYNIKR